Genomic window (Paenibacillus sp. PK3_47):
CTATTAATGACTTGGAAAGGCTAAGGCTAACGGACCCCAGATCCGTTATTTTGCGCTAAAGGTATGTTTTGAAATATTAACGGACCCCAGATCCGTTATTTCATCCGAAAGGGCTCAATTTACTCATCATTTTGCAGCATAAAGGAACGGCGGTCCGTTAGCGATGGAAACGGAGCGATATTAGGCAAATAACGGACGCTGCGTCCGTTAGCTGCGAAAGAGGATGAGGCATATAACGGATGCCTCGTCCGCAGACATAGAAACACGGCAAAGAAACCCAAGACCATTAAAAGATCCGGGTTTCTCAACACTCTGAAGACATCCGCATGGGTGTCTTAAATTTCAGCTGCCGGTGTCATTAAATTCGCTGGGAAGGGAGCGAATAGTGTTCCCATGTAAAGTTTCCCATACAGCAGGTCCAGGCAAACAGGAACTTCCGGCTGCTTCAGTTAATCGCATGCCGCAGCTTGCCGGGATTGCGCACGAAATGCTTTATTTTAAGCATACACCCGCATCTCAATCACTTCAGCATGGGCAGAACCGTTCGTTTCCTGTACAACCAGTCTGATGGCACTTGTCTTTACAGCCTTCTCCAGGAGATGGACCCGCTTTCTCTTCCGGTTGTCTCTTTCTGCAGCGACAGGGATCCAGCCGCCTTTCTCATCCAGCATTTCAATCCGGTAGCTTCGCACCAGCTCGGGAATGACCTCAAAAGGTGTCATATGATGGTGCAGATTAATAAGGTCTTCATTGACATCATCATTAAAAATAAGTCTGATTTCCCGGATGCTCTGCTCCTCCTTCCACTCCAGTGCCAGCCATGGCTCGGCATCCTGTTCAAGCCTCCCGGACAGCCAGATATGCGGTCCTCCATAAGGTCTTGTGTACCCGTCTGTAACCTGCTCCGGCCGGTAGGCGTCTGTAGGGAATGTTGTCCGCATACAGAAGGCTTTACGGTTCAGCCGTTTCATGCTCCATTCCACCACGGGCTGGGTGCTGTCGTGATCCTCCAGATCCTTGGAGACGCTTGGTGCCGCACCGCGTTCAAAGGCCAGCAGCCCGGTCAGCGGGGTACTGGAGAGATGCAGCCGGAGGGACGGGTTGCTGCGCACAATAACAAAAGCATTCTGAGGCATCTCCGGTGTCCATTCCAGTGCCGCCGGCACCCACATCTTGTTACCTCTGCTGACAGGAACGGTAACCCGGGCTTCCAAAGCGGCAGGTACATAATTTTCCGGTCTGCCGGTACTCCAGACTTCCACCGTCATTTCCGTATTTTCCGCTGCACTCACCAGCCATTCCAGCGTACCGCAGATTTCCGGATCAGCCGGAAGCAGGACGGCAATGTCATGCTCCAGCGGATATTCCCCGTCGGCGGATTCAATGGCGATCCGGGACAGGAAAGAAGAAGCGCTGACCCGTGCCTGCCGGGCCAAATCGCCAGTATCCTCATTGGCCAGACCCAAGACAGAGGCATCCTGCTTCAGCAGTGTCTGCAGCAGTGCCGGGGTATGGTCACGCGACAGCTCAGCAGGTGAAATTCCCTTATCCGCACACAGGGCAGCGGCTGTGCCGGCGGCTTCACCGAGAATGGCACAGGTGGCCATCACTCTGGTTGTTCCAAATGCGACATGTGTAGCGCTGATATTGCGCCCCGCGAAGAGCAGATTGGACACATTCGCAGAATATAGGCTGCGGAAAGGAATATGATAATTGCCGTCCGCATGCATATGCCTGGAGCCGCTCTCCGTGGCATACATCCCCTGCGGCGGATGCAGGTCGATAGACCAGCCTCCGAAGGCGATCCGGTCATCGAACAGCTTTTGGCTGATAATATCATTCTGCGTCAAGACATATTCCCCGGTGAACCGGCGGTATTCCCGTTTGCCCGGCTGGGAGCCGACCCATTCCAGGGTCATGTTCCCGGCATCGAATTTACCGGAGTTTTTGATATAATCCCACACCCCGTAGATCACGGCCCAGAGCTCGTCGCGGATGGCTTCATTGTCATGAACGATGTCCAGCTCGCCGCCCCATTCAATCCACCAGTAATGGCAGCCGGAATCGCCGCTGCGGATCACTCTTTTCATCGGAATGGTCGTCTTCGTAATATCTTTGGCAAAAGTGGGAGGCACGAACTTCACGGGATGTCCGGCATCCTTGGTATAGAACAGCATAGTGCTGCCCAGCGTAATGTCATCCGCAGTTTCCGGCGCCCATTCCTCATTGTATTCATGGCGTGCCTCCCGGCCGATCCGGAACCCGGCTCCCGCTAGAAACCCGACGAGGCCATCTCCTGTACAGTCCAGAAACAGCGGGCTTTCGAAAATAATCCTCCGTTCGGAGCCCATCATCCAGCCGGTTACGGATTGGATCTGCCGTGCAGACTCCGTGCCAGCCGCTTCCACTTCGTGTACGTCCGTATTGAGATAGAGAGTAATGTTGGGCTCGGCAAGAACAGCTTCAAGAATGACCAGATCCCACAGATAAGGATTGCCGTCAGGATTGCGGAACTGGTTCTCCACGAACAGCTCGCCCATGATGCCTGTCTCCCGGGCATAACGGTTTGTTCCGTGCGCCGTGGCGCCGCATACCCATACCCGCACCTCACTGCTGGAATTGCCGCCCAGGACGGGACGGTTTTGGATCAGCGCGACCTTTTTGCCCAGCCGGGCCGCAGCGATAGCGGCGCACACGCCTGCCAGCCCTCCGCCGACAACTGTAATGTCACTGTGTACGTGCTCCAATTTCATAATGAATGGATACCCCTTTCAAGCGGAATAGTTAACCTTTCACTGCCGAGCTTGCGACGCCTTCGATAATATATTTCTGCCCGACCAGGAATACGAGGATCATGGGAATAATACCGGCGGTTGCCGCAGCCATCATGCCGTTGTAATCGACGTTATTTTCAAGAATGAAATTCTGCAGACCCAGCGGTACCGTGAACAAATCATGGTCAATCAGAAATACCAGCGCATTCTCGTAGTCATTCCAGTGCCAGGAGAAGTCAATGATCGCCAGGGTAGCCAGGGAAGGCTTGGCCATCGGCAGAATGATCCGCGAGAAGATCCGGAAGTGGCCCGCACCGTCGATAAAAGCAGCTTCGGATATCTCCTGGGGCACAGAGAGGAAAAACTGGCGCATCATGAACACACCGAAGATCGTGAACATCCCGGGCAGTATGAGCGCCCAATGGGTGTTGAAGATGCCGGCCCAGTCGAACATGATGAATTTGGGCACGAACAGCACCTGCGGCGGCACCATCATCATCGACAGGTACACGAGGAACATGGTATTGCGTCCTTTGAATTCAATTCTTGAAAAGCCGTAGGCGGCGAGTGCTGACAGAAGGACAGCTCCAATCGTGCTGATGACCGAGACCTTGAGCGAATTCAGATAATACTGCACAAAGCTGCCGGACCCGCTCCATACCTTCACATGATGATCCCAGTTAAAATGAGCCGGAATCCAGCGGATGGGGTATTCAAAAACTTCCGCAGGAGTCTTGAACGAAGTGCTGATCATCCAGAGGAAAGGCACGATCATCACGATGCTGAAAAACACCATGATCAGCGTAATAATGCTCTTGTATAACACGGCTTTATTCATTGTCTTTCCTCCTTTAGTAGTGAACCCAGCGCTTCTGGCCCAGCCATTGAATCACAGTAAAAATCATAATAATCAGGAACAGGGCCCAGGATACCGCGGAAGCATAACCCATTTCGTAATAGCGGAAGGCGTTCTGGTAAATGAACAGGGATAACACCGTGGTGCTGTTCCCCGGCCCGCCCTGCGTAATGGCCTGGATAATGCCGAACTGCTTGATGGACATGATCAATCCGGTAATGAGCAGCAGAAAGGTCGTCGGGCTGACCAGCGGCCACAGGATGCTGCGGACCGTCTGCCAGGTGCGGGCACCGTCAATTTTGGCGGCTTCCAGCAGTTCGCCGGATACTTCCTGCAGGGCAGCGAGGTAAATGATCATATTGTAGCCGAGCATGAACCAGATCCAGATAATGTCGATGGCATACATCGAGCTTTCCATGGTAGATAACCAGCCGGGAGGATTGGCAATGCCCAGGGACCGCAGAATACCGTTGACCGGGCCGTTGTTCGGCTGGAACAGCAGCATCCACACAAACGCTACAGCCACCCCGCTGGTGATGTAAGGCATGAAATATAACGCACGCAGCATTTTCTTGAAATACACCGAACGGTTGAGGACAACGGCGACGATGAACGCAAGCCCGATCGACACAGGCACAGAGGCCAGGAACAGCAGGGTGTTCTTGATCGCGGTATAGAAGACCTCGTCCCCGAGCATCCGCTTGATGTTGGCCAGACCGGTAAAATTCGTCTCCGGATTCATAAATTTGTAGTCTGTGAACATGAGATAGAACGAATAGACGGCCGGAATGATAAAAAATAAAATCACGCCAATCATATTTGGCCCGATAAAAAGATAGCCCAGGTACTGCTGCCGTTTCATCCAGGATGTCTTCACATAACCCCACTCCTTTTAGGTCTTTTGATATTTACACATCAAGTGTAGCAAGCGGATTGAAAGCGGTTAAGGAACAAAACCCCCGACTTCATGGCACAGAAATATACAGTTTTACGCAGGCAAAAATACGGTATTTCATAGTTTTGTTCTATCCGCTATAACAGCAAAAGCGGCAATCCGTGTAGGAATGCCGCTCTAATTAGAAAGCTATGGATCAGCTGCTGACCGTTTCCGGCTTGCCCTTGTTCATCTGCCGGAACTGGCTGGGGGTACAGGCGGTTAAACGTTTGAAGATTTTGATGAAATAATTGTCGTTCATGAAGCCGACCCGGTTGCCGACCTCATACACCGGCAGATCGGAATGAATCAGATACTGGATCGCCTGATTGACACGGACCTGGTGCAGATAGTGGATCAGGGTCTGGCCGGTTTTCTTTTTGAACAGGGTGCTGACATAATTTTCGCCCATCATCACGTATTGGGACATCGACTTCACCGTAATATCCTGCGGATAGTGATCATGGATATACTGCAGGATCTTCTGGATTTCCGGATGGGAGGTTACCTCTTCAGGAAGAAGAGGCGCCTGTGTGCCAGCGCTGCTGTCCGCAGATTTGGCAGGAACGGAAGCACCGGCATCCCTGCTGTCCTGCTGCCTCAGAAGCTCGCTGCTGATCTTGCGCAGCGTCTCCCGAAGCGAATTGACGCTCATCGACAGCTTCAGAATGTAATTGGATGCGCCATACTCCATGGCCTGCCGAACGTACTCAAAGTCGCTCATACAGGTGAGCATTACAAAGCGGGGGCTGAATCCTTCCTCCCGGGTCCTTCTGAGGAGCTCCACGCCGTCCATCCCGGGCATAATAATATCGGTAATGACCAGGTCAGGGGCGTCCTGCCGGATCATGTCCAAAGCCTCTGCGCCGTTGCCTGCCTCCCCGCTTACAGTGAAGCCGAGTTCCTCCCAGGCAATAATCTCGCGTACCGATTCACGTACGAACACTTCATCTTCAACCAGCAGAACTTTCCACATGCGTGATAACCTCCCGGATGTTCATGGTATTAAGCTGGATGCTCATTGCCGTAAGGTGTAGAGAGCAGAAAAGGAATCGTGAATGTAATTGTGACCCCTTGATCTGAAGTACGGATCTCCATATGGCCTTCTTCCCTGAACAGGAGCCGCAGCCGTTCCTGAATGTTACTAAGGCCGATGCCGGGGCGCTTGCGCACAGTTTTTGCAGCCTGCGAATGGGCCATGCCGACTCCGTTATCCTTGATCTGAACGGCCAGCCTGCCATCTCCGTCACGGTGTACCCTAATCTCAATAAGACCGTTGTCCGGGAGCGGTCCGAGGCCGTGAATAATGGCGTTCTCCACCAGCGGCTGCAGACTCAGCTTCGGAACAAGCGCATAGAGGATATCCTCATCATACGCATAGGTGACTTCAAATTTATGGCGGTACCGGACCTGCTGGATATGGACATAAGCCTGCACAAGCTCCAGTTCATCCTTTAAATAGATCAGATCTTTGTCGGTGTTGAGACTGGCTTCCAGCAGCAGGCCGAGAGACAGGGTGATGCCCGTAATATCCTCATTTTGCTCACGGATAGCGATCCACTTAATGGTGTTCAGCGTATTCAGCAGAAAATGGGGGTTGGTCTGGGCCAGCAGCATTTGAAAATGTACAGCTTCCTTCTGCCGCTCCTCTGCCTTCAGCTTCTGAATCAGGAGGTTCGTATCATCAAGCATCGTATTAAAGGTCCGGGTGAGCTCCAGAATTTCACCGCTGAATTTGTGCTCAGGCAGACGGATTTTCAGATTTTTGTGCACAGCGGCCTTCATTTTGTTCTGTAAGTGGGACAGCGGCCGGGTGATGGTTGTGGCGATAAGGAAGGTCATGATCAGAAATACAGTCATCAGCGCAAAAAAAGTAATAAAATACTGCCCCTTCAGCCCCTCCATCTCCACGAACAGCACCGAGAGGGGGATGCGGTTGACGATGTACCAGTCGAGTGATTCCACATAAATATAGTTAATTAAGGAACCTGATGCCTTATCGATAAAATACTGCTGTCCGGGCTGTTCCGCGAGTCTGGCCTTGACCTCATCCGATAAAGAACTGTCCACATCGGACTGGGAGATATTTTCCCCGGAGTGTGTAATCAGGAAATACTGCTGCTGCAGATCAGGCTGCTTGTGAAGGGAGCGCAGCCAATAAGAGTAATCAATGCTGATCCGGGCCATGCCGTAAGGCTTATTCTGGGCATCCTCCAGGTAGGCGTATAAAGAGAGCAGATAAGGGCTGGTTGATACATCTCTTAAGACATAATTATTGTCATTAGGGACCCAGTGGTAGGAGCTGCTGTTCATCTGGCTCCGGTCGAAGTCGGGATGATTCCGCAAATCCTCATAAACGAGCGAATCTCTTGGGGGATAAGAGGTGTATACGCTTTCATGTAAATCGAGAATCATAAAGTAAACTGAAGGATTGTACAGGAAAAAGCTGTTGTTCAGATTCTTGAAAATGTTCTCCATCAGCCGCTTGTTCTCCAGCTCATTGCGCAG
Coding sequences:
- a CDS encoding FAD-dependent oxidoreductase produces the protein MKLEHVHSDITVVGGGLAGVCAAIAAARLGKKVALIQNRPVLGGNSSSEVRVWVCGATAHGTNRYARETGIMGELFVENQFRNPDGNPYLWDLVILEAVLAEPNITLYLNTDVHEVEAAGTESARQIQSVTGWMMGSERRIIFESPLFLDCTGDGLVGFLAGAGFRIGREARHEYNEEWAPETADDITLGSTMLFYTKDAGHPVKFVPPTFAKDITKTTIPMKRVIRSGDSGCHYWWIEWGGELDIVHDNEAIRDELWAVIYGVWDYIKNSGKFDAGNMTLEWVGSQPGKREYRRFTGEYVLTQNDIISQKLFDDRIAFGGWSIDLHPPQGMYATESGSRHMHADGNYHIPFRSLYSANVSNLLFAGRNISATHVAFGTTRVMATCAILGEAAGTAAALCADKGISPAELSRDHTPALLQTLLKQDASVLGLANEDTGDLARQARVSASSFLSRIAIESADGEYPLEHDIAVLLPADPEICGTLEWLVSAAENTEMTVEVWSTGRPENYVPAALEARVTVPVSRGNKMWVPAALEWTPEMPQNAFVIVRSNPSLRLHLSSTPLTGLLAFERGAAPSVSKDLEDHDSTQPVVEWSMKRLNRKAFCMRTTFPTDAYRPEQVTDGYTRPYGGPHIWLSGRLEQDAEPWLALEWKEEQSIREIRLIFNDDVNEDLINLHHHMTPFEVIPELVRSYRIEMLDEKGGWIPVAAERDNRKRKRVHLLEKAVKTSAIRLVVQETNGSAHAEVIEMRVYA
- a CDS encoding carbohydrate ABC transporter permease — encoded protein: MNKAVLYKSIITLIMVFFSIVMIVPFLWMISTSFKTPAEVFEYPIRWIPAHFNWDHHVKVWSGSGSFVQYYLNSLKVSVISTIGAVLLSALAAYGFSRIEFKGRNTMFLVYLSMMMVPPQVLFVPKFIMFDWAGIFNTHWALILPGMFTIFGVFMMRQFFLSVPQEISEAAFIDGAGHFRIFSRIILPMAKPSLATLAIIDFSWHWNDYENALVFLIDHDLFTVPLGLQNFILENNVDYNGMMAAATAGIIPMILVFLVGQKYIIEGVASSAVKG
- a CDS encoding sugar ABC transporter permease; its protein translation is MKTSWMKRQQYLGYLFIGPNMIGVILFFIIPAVYSFYLMFTDYKFMNPETNFTGLANIKRMLGDEVFYTAIKNTLLFLASVPVSIGLAFIVAVVLNRSVYFKKMLRALYFMPYITSGVAVAFVWMLLFQPNNGPVNGILRSLGIANPPGWLSTMESSMYAIDIIWIWFMLGYNMIIYLAALQEVSGELLEAAKIDGARTWQTVRSILWPLVSPTTFLLLITGLIMSIKQFGIIQAITQGGPGNSTTVLSLFIYQNAFRYYEMGYASAVSWALFLIIMIFTVIQWLGQKRWVHY
- a CDS encoding response regulator; amino-acid sequence: MWKVLLVEDEVFVRESVREIIAWEELGFTVSGEAGNGAEALDMIRQDAPDLVITDIIMPGMDGVELLRRTREEGFSPRFVMLTCMSDFEYVRQAMEYGASNYILKLSMSVNSLRETLRKISSELLRQQDSRDAGASVPAKSADSSAGTQAPLLPEEVTSHPEIQKILQYIHDHYPQDITVKSMSQYVMMGENYVSTLFKKKTGQTLIHYLHQVRVNQAIQYLIHSDLPVYEVGNRVGFMNDNYFIKIFKRLTACTPSQFRQMNKGKPETVSS
- a CDS encoding sensor histidine kinase — translated: MSGLMRVLVPQKLKYRLFAAFVFLILLPFCALNLYNYQRIETLVQKKISQQSHYQLEQMYRTLEDQISIAFKTLIFLKQEDTVQSVLLHPELRNELENKRLMENIFKNLNNSFFLYNPSVYFMILDLHESVYTSYPPRDSLVYEDLRNHPDFDRSQMNSSSYHWVPNDNNYVLRDVSTSPYLLSLYAYLEDAQNKPYGMARISIDYSYWLRSLHKQPDLQQQYFLITHSGENISQSDVDSSLSDEVKARLAEQPGQQYFIDKASGSLINYIYVESLDWYIVNRIPLSVLFVEMEGLKGQYFITFFALMTVFLIMTFLIATTITRPLSHLQNKMKAAVHKNLKIRLPEHKFSGEILELTRTFNTMLDDTNLLIQKLKAEERQKEAVHFQMLLAQTNPHFLLNTLNTIKWIAIREQNEDITGITLSLGLLLEASLNTDKDLIYLKDELELVQAYVHIQQVRYRHKFEVTYAYDEDILYALVPKLSLQPLVENAIIHGLGPLPDNGLIEIRVHRDGDGRLAVQIKDNGVGMAHSQAAKTVRKRPGIGLSNIQERLRLLFREEGHMEIRTSDQGVTITFTIPFLLSTPYGNEHPA